The proteins below come from a single Eubacterium limosum genomic window:
- a CDS encoding cation-translocating P-type ATPase encodes MTEKNLIKGLSEKEVTQRVQEGKQNLTQSAMTKTTGEIVRKNVFTLFNLMNLLIAIALFYVGAYSNMLFIGIIILNMVIGIAQEIKAKKTVEKLSLLSVPSVTVLRDGEEKTIATDEVVQDDIMVLSAGQQICCDGVVLSGDAEVNEALLTGEADAVGKVNGDKLMSGSSLVSGRCLAKVIHVGNDNYASKIAQEAKQVKEQNSELMQSMRKVTRITSLFIIPLGIILFLEAFILRSDPLFTSVVSTAAGLLGMLPKGLVLLISVSLAGGVVKLAKDKILIQDMFSLEALSHVDVLCLDKTGTLTEGKMKVESVQIFENTLAKKVKLEPLMGSFLRYSNDNNATFQALKEYFKESSACTVYSRVSFSSERKWAAMTFKEGGTLVIGAPEKVLQEEMPDALKSEIKRGRRVLVVSVTKDEITSRTNLSETRLTPIAGIVIRDRLRQSAPKILSYFRKQGVTVKVISGDNPLTVAMVAKDARLKNYDKAIDMMTVSEDADFRKIAEKYTVFGRTTPQQKKKLVQALKSEGHSVAMTGDGVNDLLALKEADCSIAMGNGSDAARQAAQVVLLESDFSALPGLLLEGRRVVNNVTRAAGVFFIKTIYSVVMTLICVLANIPFPFLPIQITLIDAAIEAYPSFVTAFEADGRRIRERFLPAALRSALPNAAAIIAAFLLINFTAGTGLITIGMIEKATILYLLVGLLSMQAVIKNNIPFTKLRLFVVITMVAGYFGAIFLFSNLLGLKVALSASTLLLFGGVMAISFGIERILAKWVRNHDRKKMTASRRCFMAVHSDFQKEQ; translated from the coding sequence ATGACTGAAAAAAATCTTATAAAAGGACTTTCTGAAAAAGAGGTAACACAGCGTGTGCAGGAGGGCAAGCAGAATCTGACCCAAAGTGCCATGACTAAAACAACAGGTGAGATCGTCAGAAAAAATGTTTTTACCTTGTTTAATCTTATGAATTTGTTGATTGCCATTGCACTTTTCTATGTTGGTGCGTACAGTAATATGCTGTTTATTGGAATTATTATTTTAAATATGGTAATTGGTATTGCGCAGGAGATCAAAGCTAAGAAAACAGTCGAAAAGTTATCACTGCTTTCTGTTCCTTCTGTCACAGTGCTGCGTGATGGAGAAGAAAAAACGATCGCGACAGATGAAGTGGTTCAGGATGATATAATGGTCTTGAGCGCAGGCCAGCAGATTTGCTGTGATGGAGTGGTGCTCTCTGGTGATGCGGAGGTAAACGAGGCGCTCCTGACAGGTGAGGCAGACGCTGTTGGAAAGGTGAACGGCGATAAACTGATGTCTGGCAGCAGCCTGGTCAGCGGCCGGTGTTTGGCGAAGGTCATTCATGTTGGAAATGATAATTACGCGTCTAAAATTGCGCAGGAGGCTAAACAGGTAAAGGAACAGAACTCTGAACTGATGCAGTCCATGCGTAAGGTAACCCGTATTACCAGCCTGTTTATTATCCCCTTGGGGATTATCTTGTTTTTGGAAGCTTTTATTTTACGGAGCGATCCGCTTTTTACTTCGGTAGTGTCCACTGCGGCCGGCCTGTTGGGGATGCTTCCAAAAGGGTTAGTGCTGCTGATCAGTGTATCGCTGGCCGGCGGTGTTGTTAAGCTGGCAAAAGATAAAATTTTGATTCAGGATATGTTTTCTTTGGAAGCATTGTCTCATGTCGATGTACTGTGCCTTGATAAAACCGGTACGTTAACAGAAGGGAAGATGAAGGTGGAAAGTGTACAGATTTTTGAAAATACACTTGCTAAAAAAGTGAAGCTTGAGCCGTTGATGGGTTCCTTTCTGAGATACAGTAATGACAACAATGCGACTTTTCAGGCGCTAAAGGAGTACTTTAAAGAGAGCAGCGCCTGTACTGTGTACTCAAGGGTCTCGTTTTCCTCTGAAAGAAAGTGGGCTGCAATGACCTTTAAAGAAGGGGGCACACTTGTTATTGGAGCACCGGAAAAAGTGTTGCAGGAAGAAATGCCGGATGCGCTGAAGTCGGAGATAAAAAGAGGGAGAAGAGTGCTTGTCGTCAGCGTTACAAAAGATGAAATTACAAGCCGGACAAATTTATCCGAAACGAGGCTGACGCCCATAGCTGGGATTGTTATCCGGGACCGCCTACGCCAAAGTGCACCAAAAATTTTAAGCTATTTTAGAAAACAAGGCGTCACGGTTAAAGTAATATCCGGTGACAACCCGTTGACGGTAGCTATGGTTGCGAAGGATGCCCGGCTAAAGAACTATGACAAAGCGATTGACATGATGACTGTAAGTGAAGATGCAGATTTTAGAAAAATTGCGGAAAAGTATACGGTGTTTGGAAGAACCACACCTCAGCAGAAAAAGAAACTGGTTCAGGCACTGAAGTCTGAGGGGCATTCTGTAGCAATGACGGGAGATGGTGTTAATGACCTTTTGGCATTAAAGGAGGCTGACTGTTCTATTGCCATGGGAAATGGAAGCGATGCCGCCAGACAAGCTGCTCAGGTGGTTCTGTTAGAATCTGATTTTTCAGCGCTGCCGGGACTTTTATTGGAAGGGCGGCGTGTAGTAAATAATGTTACCCGGGCTGCCGGGGTCTTTTTTATCAAGACGATTTATTCAGTGGTCATGACGCTCATATGTGTGCTGGCCAACATTCCTTTTCCGTTCCTTCCGATTCAGATTACATTGATCGACGCTGCTATAGAGGCTTATCCTTCGTTTGTAACAGCTTTTGAGGCAGATGGACGGAGAATCAGGGAGAGGTTTCTGCCTGCGGCATTGCGAAGCGCCCTGCCAAATGCTGCGGCCATCATTGCGGCATTTTTGCTGATTAATTTTACAGCAGGTACAGGACTGATTACAATTGGGATGATCGAAAAAGCAACGATACTCTATCTTTTGGTGGGATTACTCAGCATGCAGGCTGTTATAAAAAATAATATCCCTTTTACAAAGCTTCGTTTGTTTGTTGTTATCACGATGGTGGCTGGGTATTTTGGAGCAATCTTTTTGTTTAGCAATCTACTGGGATTAAAGGTGGCTTTGAGTGCCAGTACGCTTCTTTTGTTTGGTGGAGTGATGGCGATTTCCTTTGGCATAGAACGTATTTTGGCGAAGTGGGTCAGGAATCATGACAGAAAAAAGATGACTGCCAGTAGACGGTGTTTCATGGCCGTTCACAGTGACTTTCAAAAAGAACAGTAA
- a CDS encoding PucR family transcriptional regulator → MKLNLEMIANVLYKEKIFLHNKSSLPPYLNKEDIYQNKESLFQFLNNNWCLTTQEGTLSFYGLSDKQCIESVSKAFDIYYNWFEKIVYFLFEDNDIQSVIDETYTLLRNPMFYLDSDYRIIGITLQYLNDPKLDKHWSALLKNGHFSSEWLYYMGNRDNYTVKKILKTGEYYTERNFFEYNRYCDDVFVDGIRTGFLEVLEYETTLNFGHFCLLRKLTDLIKIKDKAHKKELSHYTTSKQIINILNGNIYDKKLVSYYLSLKGWQECDCYAVAVLSPTHSESKNLKGIINNIKIILEKQFNNKILCIEFSDKIILILNQTLLNKDISISLSQIAQTEKLFCGVSNKFNGFFLLFDYYTQAISTINYGIKTRHDTTFFSFYDHAVNLIIGHNDLPANISMCHPDSIELMRYDNENNTDFLLTLISYIRNNCNLQKTASSLFIHRNTLIYRMQKIKSLLHYDLDNPYTKEYLMISYRIIQQNIK, encoded by the coding sequence ATGAAACTTAACCTTGAAATGATTGCCAATGTTCTTTATAAAGAAAAAATCTTTTTGCATAATAAAAGCAGTCTTCCTCCCTATCTGAATAAAGAAGATATCTATCAGAATAAAGAGAGCCTATTTCAGTTTCTAAATAACAATTGGTGTCTTACTACACAGGAGGGGACATTATCTTTTTACGGACTATCTGATAAACAATGTATCGAATCCGTGTCCAAGGCTTTTGACATTTATTACAACTGGTTCGAAAAAATAGTATACTTTTTATTTGAAGATAATGACATACAAAGCGTTATCGATGAAACATATACATTATTACGCAATCCTATGTTTTATCTGGATAGCGATTATCGGATCATAGGGATCACGCTCCAATATTTAAATGACCCAAAACTCGATAAGCACTGGAGTGCTTTACTAAAAAACGGTCATTTTTCTTCCGAATGGCTTTACTATATGGGCAATCGAGATAATTATACTGTAAAAAAAATATTAAAAACAGGAGAATACTATACCGAGAGAAACTTCTTTGAATATAACCGTTACTGCGACGATGTTTTTGTGGACGGAATACGAACGGGATTTCTCGAAGTTTTAGAATATGAAACTACTTTAAATTTTGGCCACTTTTGTTTGCTGAGGAAACTGACGGATTTGATTAAAATCAAAGACAAAGCACATAAAAAGGAGCTCAGCCATTACACAACGTCTAAGCAAATTATTAATATTCTTAATGGAAATATTTATGATAAAAAGCTGGTATCTTATTATTTATCTTTAAAGGGATGGCAAGAATGTGATTGTTACGCCGTAGCCGTACTCTCTCCAACACATAGCGAATCGAAAAATTTAAAAGGCATTATTAATAATATAAAAATAATTTTAGAAAAACAGTTTAACAATAAAATTTTATGTATTGAATTTTCTGACAAAATTATATTAATTTTAAACCAAACACTTCTAAATAAAGATATTTCCATAAGCTTATCACAAATTGCTCAAACTGAAAAATTATTTTGTGGTGTTAGCAATAAATTTAACGGCTTTTTTCTTTTATTCGATTACTATACTCAAGCGATCTCCACAATAAACTATGGAATAAAAACAAGACATGATACTACTTTTTTCTCTTTTTATGATCATGCCGTAAATCTGATTATCGGACATAACGATCTGCCTGCTAATATTTCCATGTGCCATCCTGATTCTATTGAGCTAATGAGATATGACAATGAAAACAATACAGATTTTCTATTGACCTTAATCTCTTATATCCGCAACAATTGCAACCTGCAAAAAACAGCCTCAAGTCTATTTATTCATAGAAACACCTTAATCTATCGAATGCAAAAAATAAAATCACTTCTTCATTACGATTTAGACAATCCTTATACGAAAGAGTACCTCATGATTTCATACCGTATTATACAACAAAATATCAAATAA
- a CDS encoding uroporphyrinogen decarboxylase family protein, protein MERNKMVMDIYKGKKPKRVPIHLKIGMEAAMQYCGYDLKLAQWNPEYIYPTFQKFSSMLPSDFCPVVYSWRLPALYDFLGAKAFIMGSNGNIQHPEMQSLYVEEYDDFIKDPYKVMVQKCLPCLYTALDTASERRSFVFAKALNVYHDTYSKIFSEIDKVIDEHEFINIPVHECVAPFDVLADLLRSFSGISLDMRRCPEKIAEAASALVPLCIKIATADGFPDKTKVMFPIHMPPFMSEKQFGKLYWPSLKQVMDEITKKGYTISLFLEGDCTRFLDYWKELPPLTEFTFEYGNPEFLKKNLGEKYVLRGLFPLNTARSLREEQCINELKKFIDVMAPGGKYIFGFDKSPMALGDLNIKNFRAICNYIIENTNY, encoded by the coding sequence ATGGAAAGAAATAAAATGGTTATGGATATTTACAAAGGAAAGAAACCCAAGAGAGTACCAATTCATTTAAAAATCGGTATGGAAGCAGCAATGCAATATTGTGGGTATGATCTTAAACTGGCTCAATGGAATCCAGAATATATCTATCCTACATTCCAGAAATTCTCTTCTATGCTTCCAAGTGATTTTTGCCCAGTTGTTTATTCATGGAGACTGCCTGCTTTATATGATTTTTTAGGTGCTAAGGCATTTATTATGGGAAGTAATGGAAATATCCAGCATCCTGAAATGCAGAGTTTGTATGTGGAAGAATATGATGATTTTATAAAGGATCCTTATAAAGTAATGGTACAAAAGTGTCTGCCGTGTTTGTATACTGCATTGGATACAGCTTCAGAAAGAAGATCTTTTGTTTTTGCTAAAGCGCTGAATGTTTATCATGATACTTATTCAAAGATATTTTCTGAAATCGATAAGGTTATTGATGAACATGAATTTATTAACATACCTGTACATGAGTGTGTTGCGCCTTTTGATGTTTTAGCGGACTTACTGCGTTCCTTTTCTGGGATTTCATTAGATATGCGGCGATGCCCTGAGAAAATTGCAGAAGCAGCATCGGCATTGGTCCCGTTGTGCATTAAAATTGCAACTGCAGACGGGTTTCCAGATAAAACAAAAGTTATGTTTCCGATACATATGCCACCGTTTATGAGTGAGAAGCAGTTTGGAAAATTGTATTGGCCCTCCTTAAAACAGGTAATGGATGAGATAACAAAAAAAGGATATACGATTTCACTTTTTTTAGAAGGAGATTGTACTCGTTTTCTGGATTATTGGAAGGAACTGCCTCCATTGACGGAGTTTACATTTGAATACGGGAATCCTGAATTTCTTAAGAAAAATTTAGGAGAAAAGTATGTTCTCAGGGGGCTCTTTCCATTGAATACAGCACGTAGCTTACGGGAAGAACAGTGCATTAACGAGTTGAAAAAATTCATTGATGTTATGGCGCCTGGCGGCAAGTACATTTTTGGTTTTGACAAATCACCAATGGCTCTGGGAGATTTGAATATCAAAAATTTCAGGGCGATATGTAATTATATTATTGAAAACACAAATTATTAA
- a CDS encoding glycyl-radical enzyme activating protein produces MKTKIFNLQRYSVHDGPGIRTVVFLKGCPLRCRWCCNPESQKSETELFFEKNKCIGCRSCEKACTEGLVLENRTNHFLLCAKCRQKLCVERCPSGALTLMGEDRTVAEIFEIIKRDQAFYQHSGGGVTVSGGESLLEPAFVNELFGYCTQAEIHTAVETCLCIPWKNIAVTMDKTNLFICDYKHWDKNVFRRWTGGDLAQITENLKKLRQNGQEILVRVPIIPGFNASKKDIHRICEKLAELDITEVSLLPYHKLGKVKYEGLGIAYPMGDAPLLPQSEIETFNEIPGTFGIKRI; encoded by the coding sequence ATGAAAACAAAAATTTTTAATTTACAGCGATACTCGGTCCATGACGGACCGGGTATCCGCACAGTTGTTTTTTTAAAAGGGTGCCCTCTGCGCTGCCGCTGGTGTTGTAATCCAGAATCTCAAAAAAGCGAAACCGAGTTATTTTTTGAAAAAAATAAATGTATTGGCTGCCGGTCTTGCGAAAAGGCTTGCACAGAGGGCTTAGTACTGGAAAATAGAACAAATCATTTTCTATTGTGTGCAAAATGCCGACAAAAATTATGTGTTGAGCGTTGTCCTTCAGGAGCACTGACTTTGATGGGGGAAGATCGCACGGTAGCAGAAATTTTTGAAATAATAAAAAGAGATCAGGCTTTCTATCAACATTCCGGTGGAGGCGTTACAGTTAGTGGCGGCGAGTCTCTTTTAGAACCTGCTTTTGTGAATGAGCTGTTTGGGTATTGCACGCAGGCAGAAATACATACAGCTGTAGAAACCTGCTTATGCATTCCGTGGAAAAATATAGCGGTCACTATGGATAAAACCAATCTTTTTATCTGTGATTATAAGCACTGGGATAAAAATGTTTTCAGGAGATGGACTGGGGGAGATTTGGCGCAAATTACTGAAAATTTAAAAAAGCTAAGACAAAATGGTCAGGAAATACTGGTGCGTGTTCCAATAATTCCCGGTTTTAACGCATCAAAAAAAGATATCCATAGAATATGTGAGAAACTGGCAGAATTAGATATCACAGAGGTATCCTTATTGCCATACCATAAATTGGGGAAGGTAAAATATGAAGGTTTGGGAATCGCTTATCCAATGGGGGATGCACCGCTTTTGCCCCAGTCTGAGATAGAGACATTCAACGAAATTCCAGGAACGTTTGGAATCAAAAGAATATAG
- a CDS encoding BCCT family transporter: MKKIKKRVFIPALAVVGGAAILGCIRGDLLSGNLENLFNISLDKLGWLYQIITAITFVLCIILSFSKKGRIRIGGEKAQAHYSFKSWFAMSLTGGIAVGTITYGVSLPMIYFKNIFGELDGFGIAAGSEEAAIFALGRIIHEWSFFPYSIAAVSALCIAYMCYNMKKPLSISSCLIPLLGDKKAGKLATVIDVLAVIALVLGLSGSLGGGIVLIASGLKLIYGIETTQTILIIITMLFAFVFIFSSIRGIKKGVRVFANINTYIFYLLLFILFICGPTLFILNHTTTAFGYWLQNLPLWTFDTGILGGETLVKWWTIMTWNFWIVYAPVTGIFLANISYGRTIREFMIVNFFMPSLFAIIWFGVWGGTAINWQMEGVVDFVPIIQQVGPLSALSAFFNNLPFTKVMIPLMFGLLILSFATSADSNIIAVSSLCIKDEGLENEAPIWVKLTWGLLCSIIACTMILFTKEQEGLLAIKYMGSVGGIIVFGVFILMVISTIKIFFIDKND; the protein is encoded by the coding sequence ATGAAAAAGATCAAAAAAAGAGTTTTTATTCCTGCGTTAGCAGTCGTTGGAGGTGCTGCGATTCTTGGGTGTATAAGAGGAGATTTGCTGTCCGGTAACTTAGAAAATTTGTTTAACATTTCTTTGGACAAACTCGGCTGGTTATATCAGATTATTACAGCAATTACCTTTGTTCTTTGCATTATTTTGAGCTTTTCAAAAAAAGGTCGAATTCGTATTGGGGGAGAAAAGGCTCAAGCACATTACAGCTTTAAATCTTGGTTTGCGATGTCATTAACTGGGGGGATTGCAGTTGGCACAATAACCTATGGTGTGTCATTGCCAATGATTTATTTCAAAAACATCTTTGGTGAGCTCGATGGCTTTGGAATTGCAGCCGGAAGTGAAGAAGCCGCTATCTTTGCTTTAGGACGGATTATACATGAATGGTCGTTTTTTCCCTATTCAATCGCAGCGGTCAGTGCGCTTTGTATTGCCTATATGTGCTATAACATGAAAAAACCCCTTAGTATTTCAAGCTGTTTAATCCCTCTGTTGGGTGATAAAAAAGCCGGAAAGCTGGCGACTGTTATTGATGTTCTGGCAGTTATCGCGCTGGTTTTAGGACTTTCTGGCAGCTTGGGTGGTGGTATTGTACTGATCGCCTCTGGATTGAAGCTAATATATGGAATCGAGACAACCCAAACAATTTTAATTATTATTACAATGTTATTTGCTTTTGTTTTTATTTTTTCATCGATAAGAGGAATAAAGAAAGGAGTTCGTGTATTTGCGAATATAAACACATATATTTTCTACTTATTGCTTTTTATATTGTTTATCTGCGGGCCAACATTATTTATTCTAAATCATACAACAACAGCCTTTGGGTATTGGCTGCAAAATTTGCCTTTGTGGACATTTGATACAGGAATTCTTGGAGGAGAAACCCTTGTTAAATGGTGGACGATTATGACATGGAACTTTTGGATTGTTTATGCACCGGTAACAGGAATCTTTCTGGCAAATATTTCTTATGGCAGAACAATTCGTGAATTTATGATCGTGAATTTTTTTATGCCATCACTATTTGCGATTATATGGTTTGGTGTGTGGGGAGGGACAGCAATCAACTGGCAGATGGAAGGTGTCGTCGATTTTGTACCTATTATTCAACAGGTTGGTCCTCTTAGTGCGCTGAGTGCTTTCTTTAACAATCTTCCATTTACGAAGGTGATGATTCCATTGATGTTTGGTCTGCTGATTTTATCATTTGCGACATCGGCGGACAGTAATATTATTGCGGTTTCCTCTTTGTGCATAAAAGATGAAGGGCTGGAAAATGAAGCGCCGATTTGGGTTAAGTTAACCTGGGGGCTGCTTTGTTCAATTATTGCGTGTACGATGATATTATTTACAAAAGAACAGGAAGGGCTGTTAGCAATTAAATATATGGGCTCGGTTGGTGGTATTATTGTTTTTGGAGTGTTTATTTTAATGGTGATTTCAACCATAAAAATATTTTTTATTGACAAAAATGATTAA
- a CDS encoding MFS transporter, which produces MKKVQRYIAVAGAGLGWQMMFMVTYACSSFYVAFQNSTGYSNTQIGLLLSLYGIMQLIMYIPGGWLADRVNTKTLLVIGWMGTSLTGFGIAVLPSFSIMIALYLLNAVFACGFVFNANQKMTRLLGTNEEQGKLVTFRQIVRNVSTIPISAMGIWLIASISSVRLSMQIVLISFSALNLLGALLILFFFKPEIKDTAKENPVTFSDVKNVLKIRNVWLIGVICFSIYLASTSLIYMQPYMVEFFGLDAAQSTTLGVIYKNIGIVAAPFCTFLGNRNRDKVSITKVISIACFISAICFICYIIFPTVPELLTLTIVVFLLASFWVVGVWGIMFIPVSEIELPVRLTGTAMGVVSIITYITDAFYYSLCGGWIDQYGAGGYFNIFLLTCICLIIAFIAGLFVAKDIKKIRAKNDTDVQGEGEVQVQL; this is translated from the coding sequence ATGAAAAAAGTACAAAGGTATATTGCCGTTGCCGGGGCCGGGCTTGGCTGGCAGATGATGTTTATGGTGACCTATGCTTGTTCAAGTTTTTATGTAGCGTTTCAGAATTCTACGGGCTATTCAAACACACAAATTGGATTATTGCTGTCATTGTATGGTATCATGCAACTGATCATGTATATTCCTGGGGGGTGGCTTGCAGACAGGGTAAACACAAAAACTTTACTGGTCATCGGCTGGATGGGGACATCTTTAACCGGTTTTGGAATTGCAGTGCTTCCGAGTTTCAGCATTATGATAGCGCTGTATCTTTTGAATGCGGTATTTGCCTGTGGTTTTGTTTTTAATGCAAATCAGAAAATGACACGTCTTCTTGGAACAAACGAAGAGCAGGGAAAGCTTGTTACGTTCCGGCAAATTGTGCGAAATGTTTCAACGATACCAATTAGTGCGATGGGCATTTGGCTGATTGCAAGTATCTCCTCGGTTAGATTAAGCATGCAAATTGTTTTAATTTCTTTTTCAGCATTAAATTTACTCGGAGCATTGTTGATTTTGTTCTTTTTTAAACCAGAAATAAAGGATACAGCTAAAGAAAATCCTGTTACATTTTCCGATGTAAAAAATGTTTTGAAAATTAGAAATGTATGGTTGATTGGCGTGATTTGTTTTAGCATTTATCTGGCATCGACTTCATTAATTTATATGCAGCCCTATATGGTTGAATTCTTTGGATTAGATGCAGCACAATCGACGACATTGGGAGTTATTTATAAAAATATTGGAATTGTCGCGGCTCCGTTTTGTACTTTTTTAGGCAACCGTAATCGTGATAAAGTTTCAATAACCAAAGTGATTTCGATTGCTTGTTTTATCAGTGCTATTTGTTTTATCTGTTATATAATTTTTCCGACCGTTCCAGAATTACTCACATTAACCATTGTTGTATTTTTACTTGCTTCTTTCTGGGTAGTCGGTGTTTGGGGAATCATGTTTATTCCAGTTTCAGAAATTGAACTACCAGTTCGCTTAACGGGAACAGCTATGGGGGTTGTGTCAATTATTACTTATATTACAGATGCGTTTTATTATTCGCTTTGTGGTGGCTGGATTGACCAGTATGGGGCAGGAGGATATTTTAATATCTTCTTATTAACTTGTATTTGCCTGATCATCGCTTTTATTGCAGGACTTTTTGTGGCTAAAGACATTAAAAAGATTCGGGCAAAAAATGATACAGATGTACAGGGTGAAGGCGAAGTACAGGTTCAATTGTAA
- a CDS encoding uroporphyrinogen decarboxylase family protein, which produces MLSNRTIQDERTQLFKNVFDGKVPKRVPIDIDFSWDAAIEYAELDLKTAQWDMKQWPIFYEKMAREFQNDKLPLTRSNRTPRFYQILQAKSFVMSDSGYMQHPEISCLEVDEYDEFIKDPYNFMTEVLLPRLYPSIQNDTIFSALNFAKAYKAYHDSMQYMAEIADCMTDKYGYAVLPPGAGTEAPFDYLADLIRSFTNINKDIRRFPQKVEEACEALLPLTCKAAIGPVQNQYARCFIPLHMAPFLNKKQFERFWWPTFQKLMKYIFENNMGAWIFCEHDWSDKLDYLAELEGRVYMCFEYGDPSKIKKIVGKNHIVSGLYPISYLQTKSKQECIDEAKRLLDIMAPGGGYIFSTDKIIFSLKGQIAENLKAVLKTVREYGQY; this is translated from the coding sequence ATGTTAAGTAATAGAACGATTCAGGATGAAAGAACTCAATTATTTAAAAATGTTTTTGATGGAAAAGTACCTAAACGTGTGCCGATTGATATTGATTTTTCATGGGATGCCGCCATTGAATATGCAGAACTTGATTTAAAAACGGCGCAATGGGATATGAAACAATGGCCAATATTTTATGAAAAAATGGCTCGGGAATTTCAAAATGATAAGCTGCCACTCACACGCAGCAACCGAACTCCTCGTTTTTATCAGATTTTACAGGCAAAATCTTTTGTGATGAGTGACTCCGGATATATGCAGCATCCGGAAATTTCTTGTCTGGAAGTTGATGAATATGATGAGTTTATAAAAGATCCCTATAACTTTATGACAGAGGTACTGCTTCCAAGATTATATCCTTCAATTCAAAACGACACAATTTTTAGTGCGTTAAATTTTGCGAAAGCCTATAAAGCATATCATGACAGTATGCAATATATGGCAGAAATAGCTGACTGTATGACGGATAAATATGGTTATGCTGTATTACCACCCGGTGCCGGAACAGAGGCTCCGTTTGATTATCTTGCAGATTTAATACGTTCATTTACAAATATAAATAAAGATATTCGCCGCTTTCCACAGAAGGTAGAAGAAGCGTGTGAAGCGCTGCTGCCGCTTACATGCAAAGCGGCTATTGGGCCTGTGCAGAATCAGTATGCCCGATGTTTTATTCCGCTTCATATGGCGCCTTTTTTAAACAAAAAGCAGTTTGAACGTTTTTGGTGGCCAACCTTCCAAAAGCTTATGAAATATATTTTTGAAAATAATATGGGGGCGTGGATTTTTTGCGAACATGACTGGTCCGATAAGCTTGATTATCTTGCAGAGTTAGAGGGCAGAGTTTATATGTGCTTTGAATATGGAGATCCTTCAAAAATCAAAAAAATAGTTGGAAAGAACCATATTGTTTCAGGGCTTTACCCCATCAGTTATCTTCAGACAAAATCAAAACAGGAATGTATCGATGAAGCAAAACGACTTTTAGATATTATGGCCCCTGGTGGTGGATATATTTTCAGTACAGATAAAATTATTTTCTCCCTTAAAGGCCAAATTGCAGAAAATCTTAAAGCAGTTTTAAAAACAGTTCGTGAGTATGGACAATATTGA